A section of the Oryza sativa Japonica Group chromosome 1, ASM3414082v1 genome encodes:
- the LOC4327316 gene encoding monothiol glutaredoxin-S2 — translation MQAVAAAAGMMRRGSLTIDPAGEEEAPAERVGRLVRESPVVVFARRGCYMAHVMRRLLAAVGAHATVIELEGGAAEEEEAALGGGAALPALFVGGDPVGGLEGLMGLHLSGRLVPRLREVGALCT, via the coding sequence atgcaggcggtggcggcggcggcggggatgatGCGGCGGGGGAGCCTGACGATAGAcccggcgggggaggaggaggcgccggccgaGAGGGTGGGGCGGCTGGTGCGGGAGAGCCCCGTGGTGGTGTTCGCGCGGCGGGGGTGCTACATGGCGCACGTCATGaggcgcctcctcgccgccgtcggcgcgcACGCCACCGTCATCGAGctggagggcggcgcggcggaggaggaggaggcggcgctgggcggcggcgccgcgctccCCGCGCtcttcgtcggcggcgaccccgTCGGCGGCCTCGAGGGCCTCATGGGCCTCCACCTCAGCGGCCGCCTCGTCCCGCGCCTCAGAGAGGTCGGCGCCCTCTGCACCTAG
- the LOC4327319 gene encoding protein indeterminate-domain 7 — translation MMLKDLAEIQQQQLLAAAEENMSNLTSASGDQASVSSHPAPPPAKKKRSLPGNPDPEAEVIALSPRTLMATNRYVCEICGKGFQRDQNLQLHRRGHNLPWKLKQRNPKEVVRKKVYVCPEAGCVHHDPARALGDLTGIKKHFSRKHGEKKWKCDKCSKRYAVHSDWKAHSKVCGTREYRCDCGTLFSRRDSFITHRAFCDALAEESARAVTAAAAVAGQQQHGGGMLFSQVADVLDHQAAMAMGGHGLMQELCLKREQQQQQQQFAPSWLTAQQQQQQLEAMAGAGNPAAMYGSARLDQEFIGSSTPESGGAQQAGLSFGFSSTSSAPPHPAASSAHMSATALLQKAAQMGATLSRPSSHAHMAAAAAASTHNSSSSAATTNAPPPPPTSNVSSTCVGAGGYGLAFEASHFIAADESSRGARSDRDTGNGVAGAGNDGLTRDFLGLRAFSHGNIMSMAGFDPCMSTTSASSAAPYDHHHHSNKPWHS, via the exons ATGATGCTCAAGGATCTGGCCGAaattcagcagcagcagctgctcgccgccgccgaggagaaCATGTCGAACCTGACGTCGGCGTCCGGCGACCAGGCCAGCGTCTCGTCCcaccccgctcctcctcccgccaAGAAGAAGCGCAGCCTCCCCGGCAACCCAG ATCCTGAGGCGGAGGTGATCGCGCTGTCGCCGAGGACGCTGATGGCGACGAACAGGTACGTGTGCGAGATCTGCGGGAAAGGGTTCCAGCGAGACCAGAACCTGCAGCTGCACCGGCGAGGGCACAACCTGCCATGGAAGCTGAAGCAGCGGAACCCCAAGGAGGTGGTGAGGAAGAAGGTGTACGTGTGCCCGGAGGCCGGCTGCGTCCACCACGACCCGGCGCGCGCCCTCGGCGACCTCACCGGCATCAAGAAGCACTTCAGCCGCAAGCATGGCGAGAAGAAGTGGAAGTGCGACAAGTGCTCCAAGCGCTACGCCGTCCACTCCGACTGGAAGGCCCACTCCAAGGTCTGCGGCACCCGCGAGTACCGCTGCGATTGCGGCACCCTCTTCTCCCG GCGGGACAGCTTCATCACGCACAGGGCGTTCTGCGACGCGCTGGCGGAGGAGAGCGCGAGGGcggtcacggcggcggcggcggtggcggggcagcagcagcatggcGGCGGGATGCTCTTCTCGCAGGTGGCGGATGTGCTTGATCaccaggcggcgatggcgatgggggGGCATGGGCTGATGCAAGAGCTGTGCCTCAAgagggagcagcagcagcagcagcagcagttcgCGCCGTCGTGGCTcacggcgcagcagcagcagcagcagctggaggCGATGGCCGGCGCGGGGAATCCGGCGGCGATGTACGGGTCGGCGAGGCTGGACCAGGAGTTCATCGGGAGCTCCAcgccggagagcggcggcgcgcagcaGGCCGGCCTCAGCTTCGGGTTCTCGTCGACGtcatccgcgccgccgcaccccgccgcctcctcggcgcACATGTCCGCCACCGCGCTGCTGCAGAAGGCGGCGCAGATGGGCGCGACGCTGAGCCGCCCGTCGAGCCACGcccacatggcggcggcggcggcggcgagcacgcacaacagcagcagcagcgccgccaccaccaatgctccccctcctcctcctaccagCAACGTGTCGAGCACttgcgtcggcgccggcggctacgGGCTCGCCTTCGAAGCGTCCCACTTCATCGCAGCAGACGAGAGCAGCAGGGGCGCCAGGTCCGATCGTGACACCGGCAATGGCGTCGCCGGAGCCGGCAACGACGGCCTCACCAGGGACTTCTTGGGTCTCCGAGCCTTCTCCCACGGCAACATAATGAGCATGGCCGGCTTCGATCCCTGCATGtcgacgacgtcggcgtcgtcggcggcgccgtacgaccaccaccaccacagcaACAAGCCATGGCATAGCTAG
- the LOC4327321 gene encoding receptor-like serine/threonine-protein kinase ALE2 isoform X1 yields the protein MRSLACCAVLLLASVLGSTGETSSGHSPWFSGTDLGPSPVVANSPDAQDQTSSPPEPTIALGPVTLPTAPSAPSASPPVAKGAVSPAVPTRPQNAPTPVTPPKEYNAPPPVELTPPAPTHVAPVAPPQAAVENPAPVLPGTPALLPSVQAPAPSVARNPNLPIVQPPSVNNPPSRPIGSGNGVPPYPPPQRSLPAIPPSTSGVPRESVKPPVAPPIIAQAPRQQALAPSSDHSNGNSVPPANTSPPHKNSHIPRALPPKESSSQTGTAHKPPIRGSAPAETPLPQNTNMPAVPKNGSSVSHDRPPSTVAAPKPATSSRYHGRGGAPKKGEHLPFAPSYPPSHAQGPENSRAPRQSGAKRQKHHAPPPMFRGHTNLPAYSPSSAPVSSRTPTHSNKRPHISPTMPPIPPQPGPKAPSAHPIWALPPPPPNLDCNSLACPEPLTDPPAGAPCVCVLPIKVGVRLSVDLYSFFPLVSDFAEEVSSGVNMAQRQVRVMGANVAGDQPDKTVVLVDLVPMQVKFDNATAFLTFENLWSKKISLKPSVFGDYEILYVVYPGLPPSPPSAPESVGDGAFGNNRNARAMKPLGVDVGRPKKRVNGSLIAIAVLSTVIALIICTLAAWLLIIRFRGSDGLAQRFPHSALPKFSRSSGTGQTLLAGRYSSPSGPSGSLGSSIATYAGQAKTFKFAEIEKATNSFDDSTVLGEGGFGCVYQGTLEDGTRVAVKVLKRYDGQGEREFLAEVEMLGRLHHRNLVKLLGICVEENARCLVYELIPNGSVESHLHGVDLETAPLDWNARMKIALGAARALAYLHEDSSPCVIHRDFKSSNILLEHDFTPKVSDFGLARTARGEGNQHISTRVMGTFGYVAPEYAMTGHLLVKSDVYSYGVVLLELLTGRKPVDMSRPGGQENLVSWARPLLTNVVSLRQAVDPLLGPNVPLDNVAKAAAIASMCVQPEVAHRPSMGEVVQALKLVCSDGDEGLGSGSFSQELAAQAAAIYDVTGMEAERVLLSEMFGSTPVFTPAADSGSFRKQSSSGPLMTGKNRKFWQRLRSLSRGSMSEHGASPDFETRSQCSNR from the exons ATGCGGTCGCTCGCTTGTTGCGCGGTGCTTCTTCTCGCTTCGGTTCTTGGATCTACAGGTGAGACGAGCTCCGGGCATTCGCCATGGTTTTCAG GTACTGATCTGGGTCCTTCTCCTGTGGTCGCTAACTCGCCAGATGCTCAAGATCAAACTTCTAGCCCTCCTGAACCTACAATCGCCCTCGGTCCAGTAACTCTTCCAACAG CACCCTCTGCTCCATCAGCAAGCCCTCCTGTGGCGAAGGGCGCTGTCAGCCCAGCTGTTCCCACTCGACCACAAAATGCGCCTACTCCAGTAACACCCCCTAAAG AATATAATGCGCCTCCTCCAGTTGAGCTTACGCCTCCTGCTCCCACTCATGTGGCGCCAGTAGCTCCCCCGCAAGCTGCAGTTGAAAATCCTGCACCAGTGCTTCCTGGGACACCTGCTTTGTTGCCTTCTGTTCAGGCTCCTGCTCCATCTGTGGCCAGGAATCCTAATCTACCGATAGTGCAACCTCCTTCTGTGAACAATCCACCAAGCAGACCAATTGGATCAG GGAATGGCGTCCCTCCGTATCCACCACCTCAAAGAAGTTTACCTGCCATTCCTCCTTCCACTTCAG GAGTTCCGCGAGAAAGTGTAAAACCTCCAGTTGCACCACCTATTATTGCACAAGCACCACGTCAGCAAGCACTGGCACCAAGTAGTGACCATAGCAATG gaAACTCAGTGCCCCCAGCAAATACATCACCTCCCCATAAGAATAGTCATATTCCACGTGCACTGCCACCAAAGGAATCCAGTAGTCAAACTGGCACAGCTCACAAACCGCCAATTAGAG GATCAGCACCTGCAGAAACTCCTTTGCCCCAGAACACAAATATGCCAGCAGTCCCAAAGAATGGATCATCAGTTTCTCATGACCGACCCCCTTCAACAGTAGCTGCTCCTAAACCAGCAACTTCTAGCAGATACCATGGTCGGGGTGGGGCACCGAAGAAAGGAGAACACCTTCCATTTGCCCCATCTTATCCACCATCTCATGCTCAAG GTCCTGAGAACTCACGGGCTCCAAGGCAGTCTGGGGCTAAAAGGCAAAAGCACCATGCACCTCCACCTATGTTTCGAG GCCATACGAACTTGCCTGCGTATTCTCCATCTTCTGCACCAGTGTCATCAAGGACTCCCACTCATTCAAACAAAA GGCCTCATATTTCTCCAACCATGCCACCAATCCCTCCCCAACCAGGGCCGAAAGCACCATCAGCCCATCCTATTTGGGCATTACCTCCACCACCGCCTAATCTAG ATTGCAATTCATTAGCATGCCCAGAGCCTCTAACAGATCCACCTGCGGGAGCCCCATGTGTTTGTGTTCTACCAATCAAAGTTGGAGTCCGCTTAAGTGTTGATCTGTATTCATTCTTTCCATTGGTATCTGATTTTGCGGAAGAAGTGTCATCTGGGGTAAATATGGCACAGAGACAGGTTCGTGTTATGGGTGCAAATGTAGCTGGTGATCAGCCTGACAAGACAGTAGTTCTTGTTGACCTAGTACCAATGCAAGTGAAGTTTGACAATGCTACTGCTTTTTTAACGTTTGAAAACTTATGGAGCAAAAAAATTTCCCTAAAACCATCAGTTTTTGGGGACTACGAGATTCTGTATGTTGTATATCCAG GGCTTCCTCCTTCTCCACCTTCAGCACCGGAAAGTGTTGGTGACGGGGCATTTGGAAACAACAGAAATGCAAGGGCAATGAAGCCTCTCGGGGTTGATGTAGGCAGGCCCAAAAAAAGAGTCAACGGCAGCCTAATTGCTATTGCCGTCTTGTCTACTGTTATAGCATTGATTATTTGCACTCTAGCTGCATGGTTGCTGATAATCAGATTCAGGGGTTCGGATGGCTTGGCTCAAAGATTTCCACATAGCGCACTTCCAAAATTTTCCAGATCATCTG GTACAGGTCAAACACTGTTAGCTGGTCGCTATAGTTCACCATCAGGTCCATCAGGTTCATTGGGCTCAAGTATCGCAACATATGCAGGACAGGCAAAGACATTCAAATTTGCTGAGATTGAGAAGGCCACAAACAGCTTTGATGATTCAACAGTACTTGGAGAGGGTGGCTTCGGATGTGTCTACCAGGGCACGCTTGAAGATGGAACCAGGGTTGCAGTAAAGGTTCTGAAGAGGTATGATGGCCAAGGCGAGAGAGAGTTCTTGGCTGAGGTTGAGATGCTGGGACGCTTGCATCACCGAAATTTGGTCAAGTTGTTAGGCATATGTGTAGAGGAGAACGCAAGATGTCTGGTTTATGAACTTATTCCGAATGGCAGTGTAGAATCCCATTTGCATG GAGTGGATCTTGAGACAGCACCACTCGATTGGAATGCCCGCATGAAGATAGCCTTGGGGGCTGCACGAGCTCTTGCATATTTACACGAAGATTCAAGCCCTTGTGTGATTCATCGTGATTTTAAGTCAAGCAACATCCTATTGGAGCATGATTTCACACCGAAAGTGTCTGATTTCGGACTGGCCAGGACTGCAAGGGGGGAGGGGAACCAGCACATCTCCACTCGTGTCATGGGAACATTTGG ATATGTTGCACCGGAGTATGCCATGACAGGACATCTCCTTGTCAAGAGCGATGTGTACAGCTATGGAGTAGTGTTGCTTGAGCTCCTCACCGGTAGAAAGCCAGTGGACATGTCTAGGCCCGGGGGGCAAGAAAACCTAGTTTCATGGGCTCGCCCGCTTCTGACCAATGTGGTAAGCCTACGTCAAGCTGTTGATCCACTTCTTGGCCCTAACGTACCCCTGGACAATGTCGCAAAAGCAGCTGCCATCGCATCAATGTGTGTACAACCTGAGGTTGCGCATCGCCCGAGCATGGGTGAAGTAGTGCAGGCCTTAAAACTTGTTTGCAGTGACGGTGATGAGGGCCTCGGATCAGGAAGTTTCAGCCAGGAATTGGCGGCACAAGCTGCAGCAATCTATGATGTAACTGGCATGGAAGCTGAGAGGGTGCTGTTATCTGAGATGTTTGGCTCAACCCCTGTCTTCACTCCCGCTGCGGATTCAGGTTCTTTCCGAAAGCAGTCCAGCTCAGGTCCACTGATGACAGGCAAGAACAGAAAGTTCTGGCAGAGATTGCGAAGCCTATCAAGAGGGAGTATGAGTGAGCATGGTGCCTCACCAGATTTTGAGACGCGCTCGCAGTGTAGTAATAGGTGA
- the LOC4327321 gene encoding receptor-like serine/threonine-protein kinase ALE2 isoform X2, giving the protein MRSLACCAVLLLASVLGSTGTDLGPSPVVANSPDAQDQTSSPPEPTIALGPVTLPTAPSAPSASPPVAKGAVSPAVPTRPQNAPTPVTPPKEYNAPPPVELTPPAPTHVAPVAPPQAAVENPAPVLPGTPALLPSVQAPAPSVARNPNLPIVQPPSVNNPPSRPIGSGNGVPPYPPPQRSLPAIPPSTSGVPRESVKPPVAPPIIAQAPRQQALAPSSDHSNGNSVPPANTSPPHKNSHIPRALPPKESSSQTGTAHKPPIRGSAPAETPLPQNTNMPAVPKNGSSVSHDRPPSTVAAPKPATSSRYHGRGGAPKKGEHLPFAPSYPPSHAQGPENSRAPRQSGAKRQKHHAPPPMFRGHTNLPAYSPSSAPVSSRTPTHSNKRPHISPTMPPIPPQPGPKAPSAHPIWALPPPPPNLDCNSLACPEPLTDPPAGAPCVCVLPIKVGVRLSVDLYSFFPLVSDFAEEVSSGVNMAQRQVRVMGANVAGDQPDKTVVLVDLVPMQVKFDNATAFLTFENLWSKKISLKPSVFGDYEILYVVYPGLPPSPPSAPESVGDGAFGNNRNARAMKPLGVDVGRPKKRVNGSLIAIAVLSTVIALIICTLAAWLLIIRFRGSDGLAQRFPHSALPKFSRSSGTGQTLLAGRYSSPSGPSGSLGSSIATYAGQAKTFKFAEIEKATNSFDDSTVLGEGGFGCVYQGTLEDGTRVAVKVLKRYDGQGEREFLAEVEMLGRLHHRNLVKLLGICVEENARCLVYELIPNGSVESHLHGVDLETAPLDWNARMKIALGAARALAYLHEDSSPCVIHRDFKSSNILLEHDFTPKVSDFGLARTARGEGNQHISTRVMGTFGYVAPEYAMTGHLLVKSDVYSYGVVLLELLTGRKPVDMSRPGGQENLVSWARPLLTNVVSLRQAVDPLLGPNVPLDNVAKAAAIASMCVQPEVAHRPSMGEVVQALKLVCSDGDEGLGSGSFSQELAAQAAAIYDVTGMEAERVLLSEMFGSTPVFTPAADSGSFRKQSSSGPLMTGKNRKFWQRLRSLSRGSMSEHGASPDFETRSQCSNR; this is encoded by the exons ATGCGGTCGCTCGCTTGTTGCGCGGTGCTTCTTCTCGCTTCGGTTCTTGGATCTACAG GTACTGATCTGGGTCCTTCTCCTGTGGTCGCTAACTCGCCAGATGCTCAAGATCAAACTTCTAGCCCTCCTGAACCTACAATCGCCCTCGGTCCAGTAACTCTTCCAACAG CACCCTCTGCTCCATCAGCAAGCCCTCCTGTGGCGAAGGGCGCTGTCAGCCCAGCTGTTCCCACTCGACCACAAAATGCGCCTACTCCAGTAACACCCCCTAAAG AATATAATGCGCCTCCTCCAGTTGAGCTTACGCCTCCTGCTCCCACTCATGTGGCGCCAGTAGCTCCCCCGCAAGCTGCAGTTGAAAATCCTGCACCAGTGCTTCCTGGGACACCTGCTTTGTTGCCTTCTGTTCAGGCTCCTGCTCCATCTGTGGCCAGGAATCCTAATCTACCGATAGTGCAACCTCCTTCTGTGAACAATCCACCAAGCAGACCAATTGGATCAG GGAATGGCGTCCCTCCGTATCCACCACCTCAAAGAAGTTTACCTGCCATTCCTCCTTCCACTTCAG GAGTTCCGCGAGAAAGTGTAAAACCTCCAGTTGCACCACCTATTATTGCACAAGCACCACGTCAGCAAGCACTGGCACCAAGTAGTGACCATAGCAATG gaAACTCAGTGCCCCCAGCAAATACATCACCTCCCCATAAGAATAGTCATATTCCACGTGCACTGCCACCAAAGGAATCCAGTAGTCAAACTGGCACAGCTCACAAACCGCCAATTAGAG GATCAGCACCTGCAGAAACTCCTTTGCCCCAGAACACAAATATGCCAGCAGTCCCAAAGAATGGATCATCAGTTTCTCATGACCGACCCCCTTCAACAGTAGCTGCTCCTAAACCAGCAACTTCTAGCAGATACCATGGTCGGGGTGGGGCACCGAAGAAAGGAGAACACCTTCCATTTGCCCCATCTTATCCACCATCTCATGCTCAAG GTCCTGAGAACTCACGGGCTCCAAGGCAGTCTGGGGCTAAAAGGCAAAAGCACCATGCACCTCCACCTATGTTTCGAG GCCATACGAACTTGCCTGCGTATTCTCCATCTTCTGCACCAGTGTCATCAAGGACTCCCACTCATTCAAACAAAA GGCCTCATATTTCTCCAACCATGCCACCAATCCCTCCCCAACCAGGGCCGAAAGCACCATCAGCCCATCCTATTTGGGCATTACCTCCACCACCGCCTAATCTAG ATTGCAATTCATTAGCATGCCCAGAGCCTCTAACAGATCCACCTGCGGGAGCCCCATGTGTTTGTGTTCTACCAATCAAAGTTGGAGTCCGCTTAAGTGTTGATCTGTATTCATTCTTTCCATTGGTATCTGATTTTGCGGAAGAAGTGTCATCTGGGGTAAATATGGCACAGAGACAGGTTCGTGTTATGGGTGCAAATGTAGCTGGTGATCAGCCTGACAAGACAGTAGTTCTTGTTGACCTAGTACCAATGCAAGTGAAGTTTGACAATGCTACTGCTTTTTTAACGTTTGAAAACTTATGGAGCAAAAAAATTTCCCTAAAACCATCAGTTTTTGGGGACTACGAGATTCTGTATGTTGTATATCCAG GGCTTCCTCCTTCTCCACCTTCAGCACCGGAAAGTGTTGGTGACGGGGCATTTGGAAACAACAGAAATGCAAGGGCAATGAAGCCTCTCGGGGTTGATGTAGGCAGGCCCAAAAAAAGAGTCAACGGCAGCCTAATTGCTATTGCCGTCTTGTCTACTGTTATAGCATTGATTATTTGCACTCTAGCTGCATGGTTGCTGATAATCAGATTCAGGGGTTCGGATGGCTTGGCTCAAAGATTTCCACATAGCGCACTTCCAAAATTTTCCAGATCATCTG GTACAGGTCAAACACTGTTAGCTGGTCGCTATAGTTCACCATCAGGTCCATCAGGTTCATTGGGCTCAAGTATCGCAACATATGCAGGACAGGCAAAGACATTCAAATTTGCTGAGATTGAGAAGGCCACAAACAGCTTTGATGATTCAACAGTACTTGGAGAGGGTGGCTTCGGATGTGTCTACCAGGGCACGCTTGAAGATGGAACCAGGGTTGCAGTAAAGGTTCTGAAGAGGTATGATGGCCAAGGCGAGAGAGAGTTCTTGGCTGAGGTTGAGATGCTGGGACGCTTGCATCACCGAAATTTGGTCAAGTTGTTAGGCATATGTGTAGAGGAGAACGCAAGATGTCTGGTTTATGAACTTATTCCGAATGGCAGTGTAGAATCCCATTTGCATG GAGTGGATCTTGAGACAGCACCACTCGATTGGAATGCCCGCATGAAGATAGCCTTGGGGGCTGCACGAGCTCTTGCATATTTACACGAAGATTCAAGCCCTTGTGTGATTCATCGTGATTTTAAGTCAAGCAACATCCTATTGGAGCATGATTTCACACCGAAAGTGTCTGATTTCGGACTGGCCAGGACTGCAAGGGGGGAGGGGAACCAGCACATCTCCACTCGTGTCATGGGAACATTTGG ATATGTTGCACCGGAGTATGCCATGACAGGACATCTCCTTGTCAAGAGCGATGTGTACAGCTATGGAGTAGTGTTGCTTGAGCTCCTCACCGGTAGAAAGCCAGTGGACATGTCTAGGCCCGGGGGGCAAGAAAACCTAGTTTCATGGGCTCGCCCGCTTCTGACCAATGTGGTAAGCCTACGTCAAGCTGTTGATCCACTTCTTGGCCCTAACGTACCCCTGGACAATGTCGCAAAAGCAGCTGCCATCGCATCAATGTGTGTACAACCTGAGGTTGCGCATCGCCCGAGCATGGGTGAAGTAGTGCAGGCCTTAAAACTTGTTTGCAGTGACGGTGATGAGGGCCTCGGATCAGGAAGTTTCAGCCAGGAATTGGCGGCACAAGCTGCAGCAATCTATGATGTAACTGGCATGGAAGCTGAGAGGGTGCTGTTATCTGAGATGTTTGGCTCAACCCCTGTCTTCACTCCCGCTGCGGATTCAGGTTCTTTCCGAAAGCAGTCCAGCTCAGGTCCACTGATGACAGGCAAGAACAGAAAGTTCTGGCAGAGATTGCGAAGCCTATCAAGAGGGAGTATGAGTGAGCATGGTGCCTCACCAGATTTTGAGACGCGCTCGCAGTGTAGTAATAGGTGA